Proteins encoded within one genomic window of Marasmius oreades isolate 03SP1 chromosome 4, whole genome shotgun sequence:
- a CDS encoding uncharacterized protein (MEROPS:MER0021441), with translation MPLKPGNYLIFDEKSGSLIGRRRAEDLSLNPKAIVKHATPIPPDDATWRVQEVNGNTCNLAIGNSPYTSPIDDLVWAILKKGDPIPEGWNIEPVAGKPNRYIILTNDKRSAWDVPELNEDAQIKCLPLGVKASVFQFVYMGPEN, from the exons ATGCCTCTCAAACCTGGAAATTACTTGATCTTCGACGAAAAGAGTGGCAGCCTCATTGGTCGTCGCCGAGCCGAAGACTTATCACTCAATCCCAAAGCGATTGTCAAGCATGCCACTCCCATTCCGCCCGACGATGCAACG TGGAGAGTTCAGGAGGTTAACGGAAACACGTGCAATTTAGCCATCGGGAACAGTCCCTACACCTCTCCAATCGACGATTTGGTGTGGGCCATCTTGAAGAAGGGTGACCCGATTCCTGAGGGGTGGAATATCGAACCTGTTGCTGGCAAACCTAACAGATACAT TATCTTGACCAATGACAAGCGCTCAGCATGGGACGTTCCCGAGCTAAATGAAGATGCTCAG ATTAAATGCCTTCCTTTGGGTGTTAAAGCATCTGTGTTCCAGTTTGTTTACATGGGGCCTGAGAACTGA